One window of the Paracoccus pantotrophus genome contains the following:
- the rpiA gene encoding ribose 5-phosphate isomerase A: MSQQDEAKKLAGRRVIQDFIHDGMKLGLGSGTTSHFFVRELGKHVAEGLKLTCTTTSRSTIDVAREVGIEITDPNDIGELDLTVDGPDEIDRSFNMIKGGGACLLWEKIVAHASKRMICVTDETKIVDCLGKFPLPVEVVQFAWKQTERMVARTLAQHGIENARIERRMRDGQPVVTDSGNFILDCHCGPVINDPAPMEIELNRIPGVVENGLFTREAAGMVVGCFDGSSYVTMR, translated from the coding sequence ATGAGCCAGCAGGACGAAGCCAAGAAACTCGCGGGCCGCCGCGTGATCCAGGACTTCATCCATGACGGGATGAAGCTGGGCCTTGGCTCGGGGACCACGTCGCATTTCTTCGTGCGCGAGCTGGGCAAGCATGTCGCCGAAGGGCTGAAGCTGACCTGCACCACCACCTCGCGCTCGACCATCGACGTGGCGCGCGAGGTCGGGATCGAGATCACCGACCCGAACGACATCGGCGAGTTGGACCTGACCGTGGACGGCCCGGACGAGATCGACCGCAGCTTCAACATGATCAAGGGCGGCGGCGCCTGCCTTTTGTGGGAAAAGATCGTCGCCCATGCCTCGAAGCGGATGATCTGCGTCACCGACGAGACCAAGATCGTCGATTGCCTGGGCAAATTTCCGCTGCCGGTCGAGGTGGTGCAATTCGCCTGGAAGCAGACCGAGCGCATGGTGGCGCGCACCCTTGCGCAGCATGGCATCGAAAACGCCCGGATCGAGCGGCGGATGCGCGACGGCCAGCCGGTGGTCACGGATAGCGGCAATTTCATCCTCGATTGCCATTGCGGCCCGGTGATCAACGATCCGGCTCCCATGGAGATCGAACTGAACCGCATTCCCGGCGTGGTCGAGAACGGTCTTTTCACCCGCGAGGCCGCGGGGATGGTCGTGGGCTGCTTCGACGGCTCATCCTATGTAACGATGCGTTGA
- a CDS encoding sugar ABC transporter substrate-binding protein — MTKQIGVSRRNVLAGGAALGLGAMMGPGAFAQNALSIPYSNKSLDYYFFVIQEEAVKRAVAAAGGQFQATNANFDNTRQLEQWQSLLLSQPSAIISDPIDSQAIVSAIRRYNRQKIPVGIIDTPADGGDVAITVSFDNFQGGVMAAQEIVDRLVKKHGSPKGTVLNCYGALASVAWRLRKEGMDSVFAQYPEIKYLERPTEGQLEQMLSVTLSTLSEYPDLDAVHAPSDSPARGIATALQQKGRWKKVGEDGHVIFVNIDGEPVALKWIQEGYMDACVSQDPIAYGEIAVEMIVKHALKGEAVPIGAYENQKYFWEKGEIVEGKTGPTLIIPPFVINGENAADPRHWGAVAEKDWGIPYT; from the coding sequence ATGACTAAGCAGATCGGAGTAAGCCGGCGCAATGTGCTTGCGGGGGGTGCGGCGCTGGGGCTGGGGGCAATGATGGGGCCGGGCGCTTTCGCGCAGAACGCCCTTTCGATCCCTTATTCGAACAAGAGCCTCGACTATTATTTCTTCGTGATCCAGGAGGAAGCGGTCAAGCGCGCCGTCGCGGCTGCCGGCGGCCAGTTCCAGGCCACCAACGCGAATTTCGACAATACGCGCCAGCTTGAGCAATGGCAAAGCCTGCTCTTGTCCCAACCCTCGGCCATCATCTCGGACCCGATCGACAGCCAGGCCATCGTGTCGGCGATCCGGCGCTATAATCGCCAGAAGATCCCGGTCGGCATCATCGACACGCCCGCCGATGGCGGCGATGTCGCGATCACCGTCAGCTTCGACAACTTTCAGGGCGGCGTGATGGCCGCGCAGGAAATCGTGGACCGCCTGGTCAAGAAGCACGGCAGTCCCAAGGGCACGGTGCTGAACTGCTATGGCGCGCTGGCTTCGGTCGCCTGGCGGTTGCGCAAGGAGGGGATGGATTCCGTCTTCGCGCAATATCCCGAGATCAAGTATCTTGAGCGCCCGACCGAAGGCCAGCTTGAGCAGATGCTGTCGGTGACGCTGTCCACCCTGTCGGAATACCCCGATCTGGACGCGGTACATGCGCCTTCGGATTCGCCCGCGCGCGGCATCGCCACGGCCTTGCAGCAGAAGGGACGCTGGAAGAAGGTGGGCGAGGACGGCCATGTCATCTTCGTCAATATCGACGGCGAGCCTGTCGCCCTGAAATGGATCCAGGAGGGCTATATGGACGCTTGCGTCTCGCAAGACCCCATCGCCTATGGCGAGATCGCGGTCGAGATGATCGTCAAGCACGCGCTCAAGGGCGAGGCGGTGCCGATCGGCGCCTATGAGAACCAGAAATACTTCTGGGAAAAGGGCGAGATCGTCGAGGGCAAGACCGGCCCGACGCTGATCATCCCGCCCTTCGTCATCAACGGCGAGAATGCGGCCGATCCGCGTCACTGGGGTGCCGTGGCCGAAAAGGATTGGGGCATCCCCTATACCTGA
- a CDS encoding sugar ABC transporter ATP-binding protein, protein MTIHDTRGMDTAADAILRIEDVTKTYGPVRALRGVSLEIRRGTIHGLLGENGAGKSTLVGIISGQNTPSSGRILMDGRPLDHVDVKAMEEAGVFLVTQEPMIIDNMTAAENLMLGIWPTQGGFVDWRKLRADAARMLAGSGIDGAALAGRLDAVARRKLNILRAMFSGGRVIILDEPTAALTVADRRVLFDFMRRLKAEGVTFIFISHYNDEILEICDAVSVLRDGNLAGGSENVAALSSEQLTELVLGRGLELFQRSRRDHAGKTPAVRLRAVVGTNLSIDALDIAPGEILGFTGLPGAGAKELARAIFGLHPAGGTIWLGGREGPLPANPRAAFDAGIAYLSDDRRKDGAVGQMSIGDNIALSSLPSRSRAGFIDRKAEASVVARYFGAMGVKAPSPDYAVDTLSGGNQQKVCLGRVLATNPRLLIVDEPTRGIDVGVKQDVLRIIDELSDTGVSVIIVSTDTDELVRAADRVCVFDHGSIKETLTGEDISVERLRASVQA, encoded by the coding sequence ATGACGATTCATGACACGCGGGGCATGGATACGGCCGCCGACGCGATCCTGCGGATCGAGGACGTGACGAAAACCTATGGCCCGGTCCGGGCATTGCGCGGGGTCTCGCTGGAAATCCGCCGCGGCACGATCCACGGCCTTCTGGGCGAGAACGGCGCCGGGAAATCCACGCTGGTGGGGATCATCTCGGGGCAGAACACGCCCAGCTCGGGGCGGATCCTGATGGATGGCCGGCCGCTCGACCATGTCGATGTCAAGGCGATGGAAGAGGCCGGCGTCTTCCTGGTCACGCAAGAGCCGATGATCATCGACAACATGACCGCGGCCGAGAATCTGATGCTGGGCATCTGGCCCACGCAGGGCGGGTTTGTCGACTGGAGGAAGCTGCGCGCGGATGCGGCGCGGATGCTGGCCGGATCGGGGATCGACGGCGCTGCGCTGGCCGGCCGGCTGGACGCGGTGGCGCGGCGCAAGCTGAACATCCTGCGCGCGATGTTCTCGGGTGGCAGGGTCATCATCCTGGACGAGCCCACCGCCGCGCTGACCGTGGCCGACCGGCGCGTGCTGTTCGACTTCATGCGCCGGCTCAAGGCCGAGGGCGTCACCTTCATCTTCATTTCGCATTACAACGACGAGATCCTGGAAATCTGCGACGCGGTGTCGGTGTTGCGCGACGGCAACCTGGCTGGCGGGTCCGAGAATGTCGCCGCGCTCAGTTCCGAGCAACTGACGGAACTGGTCCTGGGCCGGGGGCTGGAGCTGTTCCAGCGCAGCCGCCGCGACCATGCCGGCAAGACGCCGGCCGTCAGGCTGCGGGCCGTGGTCGGGACGAACCTGTCCATCGACGCGTTGGACATCGCCCCCGGCGAGATCCTGGGTTTTACCGGCCTGCCGGGTGCGGGTGCGAAGGAACTGGCGCGTGCGATCTTTGGCCTGCACCCGGCCGGCGGTACCATCTGGCTCGGCGGGCGCGAGGGCCCCTTGCCGGCCAACCCGCGCGCGGCCTTCGATGCGGGCATCGCCTATCTTTCGGATGACCGCCGCAAGGACGGTGCCGTGGGCCAGATGTCCATCGGAGACAATATCGCGCTGTCTTCGCTGCCGTCCCGGTCGCGGGCGGGGTTCATCGACCGCAAGGCCGAGGCCTCCGTCGTCGCGCGCTATTTCGGCGCCATGGGCGTCAAGGCGCCAAGCCCGGACTATGCGGTCGATACCCTCAGCGGCGGCAACCAGCAAAAGGTCTGCCTGGGTCGGGTCTTGGCAACGAACCCGCGCCTGCTGATCGTGGACGAACCCACGCGCGGCATCGACGTGGGCGTGAAACAGGACGTGCTGCGCATCATCGACGAACTCAGCGACACCGGGGTTTCGGTCATTATCGTTTCGACCGACACGGACGAACTGGTGCGCGCCGCCGACCGCGTCTGCGTATTCGACCATGGCAGCATCAAGGAAACCCTGACGGGAGAGGATATCTCCGTCGAGCGTCTGCGCGCCTCGGTGCAGGCATGA
- a CDS encoding MurR/RpiR family transcriptional regulator, with amino-acid sequence MTVSLLQRILHEREEMRPAERRVADYVGTAPSEVIHMSMARLSELCSVSDPTIMRFCRRFGFDGYQDFKLNLAQSLVPSAPFAYEQITPQDSIGNIVRKTCRNSLNAVQRLAEDLDPEQVAEGAQLLQAASWTGIYATGISEVNALDAEHKFQRLGMRCQALLGKQRQWMHAESARPGDVALIFSQSGHTKQMVEVATAARAGGARVVAVAAGDSPLARVSDAVIAVLPYDRTELMTPLASRLNHHLVTNMLVTAIAIASGSEFPDQLPALDSWQTDKI; translated from the coding sequence ATGACCGTCAGCCTGCTGCAACGAATCCTGCACGAACGCGAAGAGATGCGCCCGGCCGAGCGGCGGGTGGCCGATTATGTCGGCACCGCACCGTCGGAAGTGATCCATATGAGCATGGCACGGCTGTCCGAACTGTGTTCGGTCAGCGATCCGACGATCATGCGCTTCTGTCGCCGGTTCGGCTTTGACGGCTATCAGGATTTCAAGCTCAACCTGGCGCAAAGCCTCGTGCCTTCGGCACCCTTCGCGTATGAGCAAATCACCCCGCAGGACAGCATCGGCAATATCGTCCGCAAGACCTGCCGCAATTCGCTGAATGCGGTCCAGCGCCTGGCCGAGGATCTGGACCCCGAGCAGGTGGCCGAGGGCGCGCAGCTTTTGCAGGCGGCAAGCTGGACGGGCATCTACGCCACCGGCATTTCCGAGGTGAACGCGCTGGATGCCGAGCACAAGTTCCAGCGTCTGGGGATGCGCTGCCAGGCGCTGTTGGGCAAGCAACGGCAATGGATGCACGCGGAAAGCGCACGCCCCGGCGATGTCGCGCTGATCTTTTCGCAATCCGGCCATACCAAGCAGATGGTCGAGGTCGCCACGGCCGCCCGGGCCGGCGGTGCCCGCGTGGTCGCGGTCGCGGCTGGCGACAGTCCGCTGGCACGGGTCTCGGACGCGGTCATCGCGGTGCTGCCCTATGACCGGACCGAACTGATGACGCCCCTGGCCTCGCGGCTGAACCACCATCTGGTCACCAACATGCTGGTGACTGCCATCGCCATCGCCAGCGGCAGCGAGTTCCCTGACCAGCTTCCCGCGCTGGATAGCTGGCAGACCGACAAGATCTGA
- a CDS encoding HAD family hydrolase, with amino-acid sequence MSAYSAFIFDLDGTLIDSAPDIAAALNVGFRGNGWPQLDPRYVEQFIGNGPRRLITDILDDQGIPYDDAAVEHAFQGYLHAYLDDPAGRTRFFDHVPEDLAALRAAGLRLGICTNKNHAVTGKVLEQLGLAHLFDAAVGADAVPACKPDARHLMAVAEAMELQPGTWAYVGDTPVDQATAKAAAVPFYAVPWGGGAGVEVAAGHRLTRLADLLQHERKATAAG; translated from the coding sequence ATGTCCGCCTATTCCGCGTTCATTTTCGACCTGGACGGAACGCTGATCGACAGCGCCCCCGATATCGCCGCGGCGTTGAACGTGGGTTTCCGGGGCAACGGCTGGCCCCAGCTCGATCCCCGCTATGTCGAGCAATTCATCGGCAACGGCCCCCGCCGCCTGATCACCGACATTCTCGACGACCAGGGCATTCCTTATGATGATGCGGCAGTCGAGCATGCGTTTCAGGGCTATTTGCACGCCTATCTGGACGATCCGGCCGGCCGGACCCGATTCTTCGATCACGTCCCCGAGGATCTTGCGGCTTTGCGCGCTGCCGGGCTGCGGCTTGGCATCTGCACCAACAAGAACCATGCCGTGACGGGCAAGGTGCTGGAACAGCTCGGCCTGGCCCATCTGTTCGATGCAGCGGTGGGGGCGGATGCGGTCCCGGCCTGCAAGCCCGATGCCCGCCACCTGATGGCGGTGGCCGAGGCGATGGAGCTTCAGCCCGGCACCTGGGCCTATGTCGGCGACACGCCGGTCGATCAGGCTACGGCCAAGGCAGCGGCGGTGCCGTTCTATGCCGTGCCATGGGGCGGTGGCGCCGGGGTCGAAGTCGCCGCCGGCCACAGGTTGACCCGTCTGGCGGATTTGTTGCAGCACGAACGGAAAGCCACCGCCGCAGGATAG